The DNA segment GAGAAAGAACTAGAGCCAGGTGACGTGACATATTGCACAGTGTAATCGCAGCTTTCGCAGATAGAAAATGGTGTTTCTTCATATCGCGATATTATCACAAATGCAATTAATCGTTTAGCTCTACATAGGTGTGTGCAAATAATTATAGCATCAATCAAGCACTCATTAAAAGACAAAGGAATTTATTTAATAAGTAAAACTATGTACGAATTCCCCCTTTCCTCAATTTTCAATGTACTGTATAGTATAATCATTTAGAGCTAAGTTGGTACCCAATTTGTCTAAAACCAATGAAATGGGTAATGCGTCTTTCCATGTCAACAGTGCATAGTGCAATACCAGGTGTACTGTATTAACTATCTCTTCAAGATGGCTtatggactgactgactgacttttacttttactcttattttttttattttttttcatttaatgaGATGACTATAATTTTAACAACCTTTTTGTTTGTGAAGTGACCTTGAGTGTCATGAAAGgtgctttaaataaaatgtattattattattactgggCATGCATCGGCAATATCAGAGACTCCGCATTACAAGTCAGTGTAGTGTCAAAATGAGCATGAATGAattgattttaatttaattgattCATTTGATTTCCTAGGAGTCTTACCAGACCACTGGTACTGATAACAAATGTGCTTCTCTGTCATACAGGAGTTTGGTGGTTATGTCCAACAAGTGAAGTACAGCATAGAGCGGGTCAAGGCAGCCATGCCTAGAGTGTATGAGTTGGCAGCTGGAGGAACAGCAGTGGGCACTGGCCTAAACACACGAATTGGTTTTGCTGAGAAGGTTGCCGAAAAAGTCTCTGCCCTCACAGGTAAGCAGTAGTGAGAAGGGAGCATTGCAGATGCTCTAATGTATTAATGAAAGTCAAGTCATTTGATGTACCTGTGACTACAGTTTCAAATATTATGAAGAGGTTTAAGGTCTGTGGGATAGTTAACCTCCTTGGATGTGGTTGCAAGAGGATAATGGACCCTAGACTGCACAGAAGAATAGTGTGAATGTGAAAGAAAAGGTTTCTGCACAACTGGATTCTGTGAGAGCATAAAGAAATCTCACAATCAAGACAATCAAGGCATCCTGAAGGAAAACAACTGTATAGTGTAAAAAGGCTCTGTCTCAGGTGCAGACCATGGGTCTTCCATCAGGATAatgacacagaacacacagctAAAAACACCCAAGAATACAGAAATTGTATGTTGACAGTGATTCCTTTTAATGGCTGTGCAACACAATAAGGATACTATCATTTTTGCCCATGtaattttcatttgttttattatttataatggGGGATCAAGTGTCAAAACCCAAGTCTGATCTTGTATTTCCTGTATTTATTTAGCATAGAATAAAAGACTAATGGCAACTACTGTCAGTTTCAAGTTATTTCAAGTTATAGAAACCATTTATAAGGGAGCATTCAGTGTGAATTAGATGGTGAATACAAAATTGTATTACAAAGCTAATGACATAGATACAGTAAAACATGTATGTAAAAATATCAGAATGTAAATAGCAAATCAAGATACATGTGAACTAACTGAAGTTTTTGGTTCATTTCTGAATGGTCAGGTCTGCCATTTGTGACTGCGCCAAACAAATTTGAAGCACTGGCTGCCCATGATGCCCTGGTAGAACTAAGTGGAGCCCTAAACACCGTTGCTGTCAGTATGATGAAGATTGCCAATGACATCCGCTTCCTGGGATCAGGTCCACGTTCTGGCCTGGGCGAACTTGTCCTGCCAGAGAATGAGCCAGGCAGTAGCATCATGCCTGGTAAGTCAATGATGCTTAAAATATGTCTAAAATAGAGATGCTGTCTAAAATAGaaatgcaccgatatggaatgtCAGAGGCAATAACAATGACCGATATTTATCTGTTTGTTGTAGCTGATAATGATacaataagtaagggataactgCCGccaaggtgtcctgttatacggaattaatggacgagggcgaggggcaaagaactccccaacGCGTAACGGATGGGAGTTTACTCCGcccaagtccattaattccatataacaggacaccttgaatgccgttatcccgcttatcacccgttgccactataggcaatagtcatgcctttatagcacgcaaaggaaacaGGCGGTTCTGTTTACAAAGAAGCtgacttgttcagtttgttgtacatcTTTCTGTGGCcctaacagcgatagcatggataGATAGCTTGTTAACAGTTGATTCCATAGTTGTGAAGCTAtgcttccaggctcaaccgtctaATGGGACGGTTCATAGGTGTCccattattcagaattaatagccaccccaccagccaatcagaaaagagtatttattcTCTCTGGATTATAACTGATAATATTATTCTTGCATTTGTGAAAAGTGAAGGGGACAGTATTTTATAAGCAGTATTTAATAACTAATTTTACCTAAGCCAATGATGAACAGAACTCATAGGCCTGTCAATGGTACAGCTGCAAAACTAGTCAACAAAATAGCAGTCTTGTTATAAtggtggtgtggctcctttaaggtGAATGTGAcatcagtgagtgagtgttagtAGCACAGAGAGATGGTTAACACCGAAACTAAAAGCTTTTTAGAAAAAAGCCTTTTATCATGATGTTCAATTTATGCGTCAATTTTGTTCTTCTCCCTCAGGTAAAGTGAACCCTACTCAGTGTGAGGCCATGACTATGGTGGCAGCTCAAATAATGGGAAACCATGTGGCTGTCACTATTGGAGGCAGCAATGGACACTTTGAACTCAATGTCTTCAAACCAATGATAGTAAGTGTGAAGAATCATCTTATTATGCAGGGTTggagtagatgtgtgtgtagactgtaTGTAGAGTATGTAGATTGGATTTCTCAGATGGGCTCATTATTACTCCAACTCTAGAGAATGCTGAATCTTTACCAATAGTGTAACAATAACGATTTATGTCCATGAAATGGTTTATGGTGGTTATAATGTGCTCAAATTTGGATGTGAAACTCTCTGAATTCACATCAGAGAATCACAATTACCCATGTACAAAATTATTCAACCCCATTCATTATCCCTTATGTAATGCATGACTATAGTAATCTAAGAGCTCAGACAAATTAGAATTATACCCTTAAGAGTGTATACATGTATTCACAGCGAACTTCAGTTGTGTCTTTCTCATCATGGTTTAAAGTCAAATCATCAGAATTTCCTTTATTGCCTGGTGTCCTCAATACAGAATGACAAATAATTACTGGAATCAATCAACTTGAactaaaattaaaaatgttGTTGATGATTGATGTGGTGAGGTTGAGGTTCCCCAGATTTAACAAGGTCTAGTTCTACCTTCTTCTTCGTAGTTTGATGATAAGATGATATGTTTTTCTCAGCTATTGACAAAAGTGTCTttaaacccccacccccccaccccagatAAAAAATGTGCTGAACTCTGCAAGGCTGCTGGGAGATGCTTCTGTCTCTTTCACAAACAACTGTGTGGTTGGCATTGCACCAAATACGGAAAGGATTAATAAGCTGATGAATGAATCCCTAATGCTGGTGACTGCACTTAATCCACACATCGGTATGTGTACCCATCAGGGAGAAACTGTTTTCTTAAAAGCTAAGAAGCTCAAAAATGAACCTTCTATATCCTGTAATGACACTACACTACTAATGTTAGCATGTACTTTTTTCACAGGTTACGACAAAGCCGCCAAAATTGCTAAGACAGCTCACAAAGAGGGCTCAACTCTAAAAGCAACAGCAATCAAGCTGGGCTATTTGACAGAGGAAGAATTTGACAAGTGGGTGAGGCCTCAGGAAATGCTTGGGCCCAAGTGAAGAAATTATATGtaaaataaagatgtttttgattaataTGTGATCATTCTGTTTGCTTTGACTTAATTCTTTGTTATATTTCGTTAGCACCATGATCAGTCATTATGAGTATTCTCCTAATGCACTTTACAAAGCCAGGTCTCGgtgacatttattcatttagcagacactttttccTAAGGACTTAAAtctgtcaattatattacattgtccccggagcaactctgggttaagtgctttgctcaagggcacaacagtggaagccgggagttgaacccacaacttttgaCAGAACCCTGGTAAACGAAGGGAATGCAGGTTAGTATGGTCAAGGATGAATAAACAACATAAAGTAGTCCCCATTCTTTGGGCCTCCAGCTGGTGCCCTAGACATGCCACCACCTATAGAGCGGTGCTCAGACAATGGTGGAAGTGCCATTTGTCATGTTATGAGCTTATGTGCCATacaatgattttggaaacatgttAAGTAAAAAAGACTGTTAAGGTTGCCTTCAAGTCTTACAAGCTCTCATTGGTTACTTAGTGATTATTTAAAGATGCAATACCACAATATACACAGTCTTAGTGGTTTGATGTGCTTGAActgcaaaacaaaataaaatcataTAGTGTAAGTGCACTGATACATATCctcattagcctagaaatctagacgcaccctagctgCAGCAAATGTAATGTGCAGCCAGGATCCTACAtcttaatgtgggtctggctcatcagggtATATCTTCATTATGACACACACAAGCTTAATAATTATGGTCTTGAGTATTTTGCACAATTAAATCATGCTATTACACATGATTTGCTAATGTGTTTTAAAGCCACACTAGTTGTCATATTCACTACAAGGTCACAGAAATGCCACATGTAACACCAGGTGCTTCACACCCAATGCTGCCTCTGCCTATACCATGAAAACATGTTGTATGCTTAAACATGTGCACTGCCTCACTAAGACAAGTTTGCAACAACGTTTGGTGAAAGCCAAATGCAAGTCCATATCCCCATTGCACAAGTAGTGGTAACATTACACATCACTATGTCATATCTAGACTTGTACCATTGTAGActaaagactaaattaaaaaaggtatattgtatgtgtgtatgggggttatggtgtgtgtgtgtgtgtgtgtgtgtgtgtgtgtggggggtagtagtgtgtgtatgtgtgtgtgggggataatggggtgtgttggggagggtatattgtgtttgtgtgtgggatgaTGGTGTGTATAAATGCCAATCCATGGGGTTACACTACggtagcggcggtcataattaattTTAGGTGCTGAACAGAAATATGTCAGACAAATGTCTGCACACAACAAACTGCTCCCTAACTGaataatgttgttgttttttaaccaCCACATATGACGTTTTGAGCCTTACTCAGACAtggtaaaataaaaacattacatCAGTTTGGTAGCAGCATCTAGAGGGAAAACTAtcatctttgtgtatgtgtgtttgtgggtgggtgcctgtgtgtgtgtgtgtatgtgtttcagaAAGGTCcattgtgtgcgtctgtgtgagttctgtgttagcttgtgtgtgtatgtgtttcagaAAGGTCcattgtgtgcgtctgtgtatgAGTTGTgtgttagcttgtgtgtgtgtatgtgtttcaggAAGGTCCattgtgtgcgtctgtgcgtgtgtgttactTCATGCAACCACTAGAGGGGAACCACATACTAAAGGGAGATGGCGATAAGGCACATCCACGCAAGTACTAGAGAGGCAGCTCGATGGGACCAGAGGATCACACTGCAGGAGCGTGAACATATGATCAACTGGACTTCTTCTGGAATAGCTTCACCCAAAACACCCTGGGGTCTGAACATCTTTCTCCACAGGTAAAACACCCTCCAGTAGCTCTTCATAATATTGCATACACCACTTGAAAAAACCTACTTACAAAAGACTGTCATATGTATTATTCATATTCTCACTTAATTCAGAGCTGATTCATATtctgatttgatttattttcattttctatGTCAGTACTGACTGGCTTGACTTAACAACTAAACAACCAGCCTACTTATGTTACTCTTATAGAGTGACAGCTCAAGTTGTAACATGATATGACTGTTTAGAGTATAATTGGCTCTAAGCAGATGGAAAATAGCAAAATAATTTTGTTCAGAAATTAGCATTAGTTacggtatgtgtgtttgagatctCAGTCTCTGTAGTTTGAGTATAGAAAAGGGTTAATGATCCAATTAATTATTTCTCACTGAACTGGTGACTGCTCCACCTAGCACTGTTAGCTTGTGTAGTAAAGAGGATTTGGGAGAAGGAAAACATGGGTTTTACTATTCTTACTACAAATGTGCATCATTTATACTGAATTAAGTGAGAAAGTGAAGCTGAACCTTTAATTTATTTGGTAATTCACTACAGGTAGTCAGTTAAAATCTATTTGAATATACAAATGCAACAATGATTTCATAGAAATTAAAATCATTTAACAATATGACCAAATCCAGTATATCAGCGGGAGATAAGATTTACAATCAtatacaatttatttatttattttcaatttgctgtgttgtctgtcttgtatgtcttagtgTCACGGGAACACTGGCGAATACGCCACTCCGTCTGGCATCTtttatgtttgttattttttaaatgtggtGTCAAATTCTAAATTTCAAATGCCAAAGCTCTTCAATTGCTTGGACCAAGACATCTGCAAATTTGGTAGATATATTCCCATTTATGTTCTCCCTTGCAGGAAGCATCCATGCAGGATGCAGACTGCTTGATATTCAGTGAAAAAACAATGACCTTTGCATTTGTGTTCCAACTTGGGGCAATTAGATACATCAATCATTCTTCTGTAGAAGTACTTATCTCAATGCACCATTATTCGGTGAAAATGATTTTCTCTCCATTTTATTTACAGAAAGAATTAAATTTCAAACAAGAAGGACTTCAATAATTCTGCCAAGGATGAACTGTAGGGTTCTTTTGGTAGTGGTCTTCTGCTTAACAgccacaggctcacacacaaaccaaccaCAAGGCTCCATTCCTTCACGCTACAAGACTCATGGCAACACATCCAGCCGCCAGGCTCTTCACAACAAACAGGCCCTTCTGGCCTCTAGTCAGGAGGCACTAGTGGTGACTGAGCGCAAGTACTTGAGAAATGACTGGTGTAAGACTCAGTCCCTACGGCAGATTGTGAGCGAGGAGGGCTGTTTGAGCCGCACTGTGATCAATCGTTTTTGCTACGGCCAATGCAACTCTTTTTACATCCCGCATATGAAGGACCAGGAATCTTTCCAGAGCTGTGCTTTTTGCCAGCCACAGAAGTTCACCATGCTCACAGTTGAATTGGACTGCCCTGAACTGCAGCCAACCTTCCGTCATCGGAGGATTCAGCGGGTCAAACAGTGCAGATGTATCTCCAACAGCCCAGCCAAGTCCAGTGAGTGGTGAAGAGCATTTATTATGATACCCAAAAGACAGTGATGAACTAAATCTCTGATTAgccaatgtaggctacaacatcAAAGGGAAAACCTCCATTATGTCAGCATTTTGAactgaaaagaataaaaaaaatattaacacaCAAAGTCAGTTTGTCTTGATTCAGGACAGTGAAACTGGCTTCCAGACAAGCGATGTTGggcaacgtcacttctgttgcccagagagctagcttgctactccttctccctccctccctccctccctcctgtgcaattgaaccctcctaaacgcgcatctctgTTTATTGGCTGGAACACTGTTTATGTTTCGTGGTGCAGGTTGcacaagtttgtttttgttgctgtttgcggagcctgggctgtctacagagaccacgttttttttacagaggacaggcagctagcggatactgaaatgtttgctgtatgtgacaaaaaatgttttagcctaaaaaacgcttggagcacctttaataataaaacaaaaacaaggtttatgttttgttttagacATGACATTCATTACATGAAATAGCACTTACATTCTATGGATCAGTGCTTCCCACCTGCTGCCCATGTGAAAACCTTTCCAGAATacattatatttcatttataggCCTGTGTTTTATGTAAAACAGAACATATTCATAAACTGTGATAATTATTGTGACTTCTAAGTGAGATACAATCAAAGGTGTGAGAATAAAACATTGACTTTATTCATCCTTTTATTTTACATATTATATTGttcttaaaacaaaaaaaatatacacatttattGCACATGAAATAAACTCTGAACTTCTTAATTATTCACTGAGTGAAACGCAAAACTGACATGCTGGAAGTACAAAGTAAAAGTACTACAAGTGTATTACACAATATGTTCTCTTTACATTGGATCAAAATGCCTTTTTTACATACAATTTAGGAGAAAAGTCAGGCATGGTCagtgaaaatgtattttgtaaaattaatttacacAAAGTAATGCCACACACCTCAAACAAACACTATTCACATTTTGAAGTAGTAGGATGATTTAAGAATGCTAAAGATTATTTAACACAATATTGTTCTGAATGTAACCATCATTACAAGCATCTGTCAACAGAGGACAACATACCAGACAGAAAAGAAATGCCTTTTTTTAGTCAGTGGAAATAATAGTGACCTACCTGTGTGTTATCTCCATTTACCAAGACTCATATGCATGAGGGTTATAATGATTTATATGATGTCTGGTAGAGGTGGTGCTTTCTTTAATTGGACAAGGGCATTTAATCATGAACTTTTCCATTAAAACCTTGGGGATTGACACAATGCACCACTGGGCACGGCCAAATCATATTTTACATATGTCAGTAAAACAGACATGTTttacaacccccaccccaccccacacacacacacacacacacacacagacacacacacacacatacaataataaAGATCATAATATTGCTTTAACAATGATTGCAAACTATACACAACTAAGATTCCAGAATATATAGTGTCATGCTGGATTTCAGGACGAATGTTTTTGTTGTGACTTTGAAATGGTGCTGCTGTTACATTCCACATAAAGAGCCTTGATATACCTCAGTACATGACATTCCTCTGATGACAGGTAGAACAGGAGTGGGTTAATTGCCCACATTcactatttttaaaaataattaagtCTTCCCAATTCCCAGTTTGGCTTTCTGCAGAGTAAAACAGGAAAATACAATGTCTCAGAATAAACTAGTATTCAATTTGCATTAGCGTAAAAATAACGAAATAAAAAAACTGCTATGAGAAAAAGACTCACGATTCCAGAAGCTTGTTTGGGTTTGACACTATAAGTGGCCTTCTCCTTCACTTGCTTGAAGTGTTCCTTTTTCAGTTCCTCTGCAGCTTTCACTCTAAAGGAAAACCAAGAAAAACTTAGTGATGGAAGGAATGTAGGCTATGTCTTAACCAGCAAAAAATGAACATGAAAATGATTACCGGCAATGTTTCAAGAGTGAGACATTAGGCAGGGTTCAATGTTTTTAATCATCAATTGAAATATCTCCATCAGCTCTGCAGTGAATAAACCTTCTTGACTCCTTAATGGACATGCGATATGAATGGACATGTGGTAGCACCCATGGGGTTTTAGCCTCCCTGCAAGCATGCCTGGCCCGCCTCCCAATCCGAGTGGTGGTCCAAACAAGATCACAGTCATGGACTATTCTAAAACTTCCAACTTCAGACAATTACTAGGGAGGCCTccagctatatatatatatatattattattatttatatttatatatatatatatataaaataaaacctcAGCATAAGGCCAAAAGATCAGAACTATGACAGGAAGTAGAATAAATATGCTGTAACTACAATTTGAGTCTGTGAGCTCCCATGTGCAtgtccccagagtgtagcgctgtagctgcctggctgcattagctgctggctgtagcaactcaatCTAGGTActggtgacctcgagaaatggatatctatgtgaaaactcagcGGATTTCTCCTTTACCTTTTAAAATAAGGACCTGGTCTACTGAGAGTTAACATTTCAATGCATGTCAATTTTCACAGAACATGAAAACAAACACGATCTGAttacaataaacacattgtacacacacacaaacacttacacattCAAATGCTTATTTATCGCAGTAAAACATATGAGTAGAAAGCAGAGAGAAAAGGTTGACACAACTTGTTGATCTCCCCAGATTTAGTTTTGACCGGGTGCAAGTTAGACATTCATTTCTCCAAGGTCCTGTGTACATTtttcagagagacagacaactATACAGGCTTTAATTTACCTTCAACTAAAACAAAAGCTGCCAACCTCAGATTGAAAAAAGAGATTACATGAGCACTCTACATAATCCAGACAGATGCAACAGGAGCCAATTTATTTCACACATCAGCAGGGCAAAGCTAAAGGCATCTTAATTTTTTTGacaacatacaaacatattacaTATTTAAACCAACACAGTTCTTTTACCTTAACATAAAGGCttcaaatacattttaatgaTACGGTGACTTCTAAATGGTATAACTGACTAAACTAACTAATGGTAAATACTCATGTGTCCACAGAATGCCTGGTATCACTGGAACATGATCCTTTTCAGTTCTCAACGAATTGGATATCCAATCAGGATGAAATGGGTCTAGTACATTGACGACGATGGAGAAAGGGGGAATTCCTACAATGTGGTAATTTAAGTCATAGTTTGGAGGAGTGGATAATTGTAAAGATACAAAACAGTATCTGAATAGCAGAACTGGTATGTCTCTTTAATGCTATGAATACATAATCCAGAAAACATGCCCCAATCCAGAGAACATGCTTTATCCAACTTATCAACTTTGAGAAATGAGTAAACATGCCAAAAGCAAAAGAAAACGTTTATGGAAAATGTCTGGCTCAGCCGAGGTCATCACAATGTATGAGAAACATGATATGGAGGGTACATCTTGAGGCAGATTTGCAAAAGATAGCTATGGTCCAGTGAAAACGGCAAATTAGTAGAAAAGGAGAATTTCATCTCTTTTTAGGAGAACACATAATATATTTGTTGACTCAGTCTTATCAGCAAACCACATCGAACCACTGGAAGCTAAAGGTACCAATTAAGTATTCATTATATTACCAGGGTTAGAAAAAGGTTTAGGTCATTTCACCAGCTATCTCCACATTAAATGACTTCCAATTTGACAGATATAATCTAATATTAAACATATGGTGCAtgttcagagagaaaaaaaaaaacttctggcAGAAGCAGCACACATCAGGCAGTGTGCAGTACTCAGGGCGTAAGCAAGCTTTCTTACCTAAAATGCTTTTGTTCAGAGAAATACCATGATACTAAGCTATACTTGTGTGCTCAATAtacctgctcaaacaaaatacAAATGGAATATATTAGAGACAGTTTGGGGGTATAAGCAATGTTGAAAAGTATGAACTACTGTTACATGCAATTAAATCAGTAGTTTAATTTCAGTAATGTACAGGAAAAGAGGCTAAATTCCTGGTGCTATTATTGGTTATGGACTTCTCACAGCTACTGATCGATCTACAACCAAGCCTAattaaaggcgcagtcagggattttacacgatttcaagcccatacaatgttttgtcacattcagcaatcatttcCTAACGactgctagctgcccattccgtgattacactgtaaataaaacagtctctgttttcagttttcagagcctgggttgcccccaaacaaaaacgaaaccctgGGATTTCTCTAGGAATGCTGAaggtaggggtgagctacctctctggtgtgtttcgtttggtccttggttaaaacaTACCGGTAATGTATGTTTTTTGCAAGCATCTTCTAATGAATGtaaacacaatcacaaacaaatGTGACTTTCTGCAAAATCCCTGACTGTGCTAACAACTGTGTAACAACATAACACAGGATACAACCAAAAACAACTGGCTGGTGGCAGCCACAACGCATGCTGCATATTGTACCTGGGATCCATAAAGGCCCTCCTTCATTGTACAACCAATATTGAAAGGTAGTGTCCAATTTTGCTACAGTGTCCATTAGCATTACACCATGCAGAatttacaaccccaaatcagaaaaagttgggatgttgtgtaaaatgctaataaaaacagaatgcgaTACTATAAAACTCTTGTAAACTCATATTttgcagcaaaaaggacatagacataTCAATGTTgtccactgtgctgcttcacctcttcatctatctataaattgcAGGAACATTGTTTGGATAGGGAAAgcaaaatatattgttaaatatatccGTAAAAGGAGCACACAGTGGCTTTCTCCGCTCTACTGTTTCCACTCCCCTTCATACACAGCACTGTAGGCTTGCATATCTGTCGAACCGTTAGTccaattgatttcaaacttgacaGGTGTCTTGCTGGGCACTAAGTGCAG comes from the Alosa alosa isolate M-15738 ecotype Scorff River chromosome 22, AALO_Geno_1.1, whole genome shotgun sequence genome and includes:
- the fh gene encoding fumarate hydratase, mitochondrial is translated as MYRSVRNLQRFNNLLRLQSGVGVRHGAPVVGVIHIYSRMASSESFRLERDTFGELKVPSDKYYGAQTVRSTMNFKIGGVTERMPIPVIRAFGILKRAAAEVNTDYGLDPKIAEAIVKAADEVTAGKLDDHFPLVVWQTGSGTQTNMNVNEVISNRAIEILGGKLGSKDPVHPNDHVNKSQSSNDTFPTAMHIAAAREVHEVVLPGLQTLHDALAAKALEFKDIIKIGRTHTQDAVPLSLGQEFGGYVQQVKYSIERVKAAMPRVYELAAGGTAVGTGLNTRIGFAEKVAEKVSALTGLPFVTAPNKFEALAAHDALVELSGALNTVAVSMMKIANDIRFLGSGPRSGLGELVLPENEPGSSIMPGKVNPTQCEAMTMVAAQIMGNHVAVTIGGSNGHFELNVFKPMIIKNVLNSARLLGDASVSFTNNCVVGIAPNTERINKLMNESLMLVTALNPHIGYDKAAKIAKTAHKEGSTLKATAIKLGYLTEEEFDKWVRPQEMLGPK
- the grem2b gene encoding gremlin-2b; translated protein: MNCRVLLVVVFCLTATGSHTNQPQGSIPSRYKTHGNTSSRQALHNKQALLASSQEALVVTERKYLRNDWCKTQSLRQIVSEEGCLSRTVINRFCYGQCNSFYIPHMKDQESFQSCAFCQPQKFTMLTVELDCPELQPTFRHRRIQRVKQCRCISNSPAKSSEW